A genomic segment from Ramlibacter agri encodes:
- a CDS encoding Bug family tripartite tricarboxylate transporter substrate binding protein: MRRRLLTAFALACALPLAAQAQVYPNKPVRVVVPQPPGGGFDTVGRLMADRLGRQTGQPFVVDNRTGSGTLVGTDFAAKAPADGYTLLVGSVSNLALNPGLYANLPYDSMRDFEPVGLLVSYSYTLVARKDLPQQNLRDVLAYAKANPGKLTYASAGVGSGQHVLAAALWHMAGVDVAHIPYRGAQPAYQDLLGGRVDLFFDLSPTARVQVDAGKAKALAVSGAARNPMHPEVPTVQESGADLQLESWFGLFAPAKTPPEVLQRLRAEFAKMAALPEVQEALVKGGGKPLALVGDDARTVVRRDVDTWPRIVKTLAIRAE; encoded by the coding sequence ATGCGCCGCCGCCTGCTCACCGCTTTTGCACTGGCCTGTGCGTTGCCGCTGGCAGCGCAGGCCCAGGTCTATCCGAACAAGCCGGTGCGCGTCGTCGTGCCGCAGCCGCCCGGCGGCGGCTTCGACACCGTGGGCCGCTTGATGGCCGACCGCCTGGGCCGGCAAACGGGCCAGCCCTTCGTGGTGGACAACCGCACCGGCTCGGGCACGCTGGTCGGCACCGATTTCGCGGCCAAGGCGCCGGCCGACGGCTACACGCTGCTGGTGGGTTCGGTGTCCAACCTCGCGTTGAACCCGGGCCTGTACGCCAACCTGCCTTACGACAGCATGCGGGACTTCGAGCCCGTGGGCCTGCTGGTGAGCTACAGCTACACGCTGGTCGCGCGCAAGGACCTGCCGCAGCAGAACCTGCGCGATGTGCTGGCCTACGCGAAGGCGAACCCGGGCAAGCTCACCTACGCCTCGGCCGGCGTCGGCTCCGGCCAGCACGTGCTGGCCGCGGCGCTGTGGCACATGGCGGGCGTGGACGTCGCGCACATCCCCTACCGCGGCGCGCAGCCGGCCTACCAGGACCTGCTGGGTGGCCGCGTCGACCTGTTCTTCGACCTCTCGCCCACGGCGCGCGTGCAGGTGGATGCCGGCAAGGCGAAGGCGCTGGCCGTCTCGGGCGCGGCGCGCAATCCCATGCATCCGGAGGTGCCCACCGTGCAGGAGAGCGGCGCCGACCTGCAGCTGGAATCCTGGTTCGGCCTGTTCGCGCCGGCGAAGACGCCGCCGGAGGTGCTGCAGCGCCTGCGCGCCGAATTCGCGAAAATGGCGGCCCTGCCCGAAGTGCAGGAGGCGCTCGTGAAGGGCGGCGGCAAGCCGCTGGCCCTGGTGGGCGACGATGCCCGCACGGTGGTGCGGCGCGACGTCGACACCTGGCCGCGCATCGTGAAGACGCTGGCCATCCGGGCGGAATGA
- a CDS encoding NADPH-dependent FMN reductase, producing the protein MKVLGICGSLRKASYNAMALRAAQKLAPAGMEITIADISAIPFFNDDVRAAGEPASVAALKAQVREADALLIATPEYNFSVPGVLKNVLDWMSRPPEPPFEGKPVAIMGASGGPLGTARAQYDLRKIFVYMNTFTVNKPEVFIGSAQTKFNAEGEPTDEATKKFIGDLLVSLQALAKRLG; encoded by the coding sequence ATGAAAGTCCTCGGCATCTGCGGCAGCCTGCGCAAGGCTTCCTACAACGCAATGGCGCTGCGCGCCGCGCAGAAACTGGCGCCCGCCGGCATGGAAATCACCATCGCCGACATCAGCGCCATCCCCTTCTTCAACGACGACGTGCGCGCCGCCGGCGAGCCGGCCAGCGTGGCAGCGCTCAAGGCGCAGGTGCGCGAAGCCGACGCCCTGCTGATCGCCACGCCCGAGTACAACTTCTCGGTGCCGGGCGTGCTGAAGAACGTGCTGGACTGGATGTCGCGCCCGCCCGAGCCGCCCTTCGAAGGCAAGCCGGTCGCGATCATGGGCGCCAGCGGCGGCCCGCTGGGCACCGCGCGTGCGCAGTACGACCTGCGCAAGATCTTCGTCTACATGAACACCTTCACGGTCAACAAGCCGGAGGTCTTCATCGGCAGCGCCCAGACCAAGTTCAACGCCGAGGGCGAACCGACCGACGAGGCCACGAAGAAGTTCATCGGCGACCTGCTGGTGTCGCTGCAGGCGCTGGCGAAGCGGCTGGGCTAA
- a CDS encoding pyridoxamine 5'-phosphate oxidase family protein → MNWHPGEIAMQQAAGVAARMEPVAARVLRDHMPDQHREFFALLPFVIAGTLDANGQPRVSLLAGEPGFAHSPDPRRLRLDAPTGTRGFADEDLAEDSPVGLLGLQAHTGRRNRMNGRIETSDAEGFTVHVDQSFGNCPKYIHQREAVHAPAATAAHSILMTEFDGAARALVESADTFFIATAHPAAAHGQDASEGVDVSHRGGPAGFVQVQDGSLLVPDYTGNSFFNTLGNLQLEPRCALLFVDFETGEQVHVQARGEVLQAGAQRMLRLIPAQVKNTAGGLPLRWL, encoded by the coding sequence ATGAACTGGCACCCGGGCGAGATCGCCATGCAGCAAGCGGCCGGTGTGGCTGCGCGCATGGAGCCGGTCGCGGCGCGCGTCCTGCGCGACCACATGCCGGACCAGCACCGCGAGTTCTTCGCGCTGCTGCCTTTCGTCATCGCGGGAACACTGGACGCGAATGGGCAGCCGCGCGTTTCGCTGCTCGCGGGAGAACCGGGTTTCGCCCACTCGCCGGATCCCAGGCGCTTGAGGCTCGATGCACCCACCGGCACGCGCGGCTTCGCGGACGAAGACCTGGCGGAGGATTCGCCGGTTGGCCTGCTGGGCCTACAGGCGCACACCGGCCGGCGCAACCGCATGAACGGACGCATCGAAACCAGCGACGCCGAGGGATTCACGGTGCACGTGGACCAGAGCTTCGGCAACTGCCCGAAGTACATCCACCAGCGCGAAGCCGTGCACGCACCCGCAGCCACGGCTGCCCACAGCATCCTGATGACGGAATTCGATGGAGCGGCCCGCGCGCTGGTGGAAAGCGCCGACACCTTCTTCATCGCGACGGCCCACCCTGCCGCGGCGCACGGCCAGGATGCCAGCGAAGGCGTCGACGTCTCGCACCGCGGCGGGCCAGCGGGGTTCGTGCAGGTGCAGGACGGCAGCCTGCTGGTGCCGGACTACACCGGCAACTCCTTCTTCAACACCCTGGGCAACCTGCAGCTGGAACCCCGCTGCGCGCTGCTGTTCGTCGACTTCGAGACTGGCGAACAGGTGCACGTGCAGGCGCGCGGCGAGGTGCTGCAGGCCGGCGCGCAACGCATGCTGCGGCTCATCCCGGCCCAGGTGAAAAACACGGCAGGCGGGCTGCCGCTGCGCTGGCTTTAG
- a CDS encoding glutathione S-transferase gives MNPIKLHRLALSGHCHRVELLLSLLGLPYEVVDVDLAAGEHKRPPFLALNAFGQVPVIEDGDVVVADSNAILVYLESRYAPGRWMPRDPLAAAQVQRWLSVAAGPLAFGPALARVIKLFGRSDDPAPAVARGQQLLAVMEGELAARPWLAGDAPTLADIANYAYVARAPEGGVSLQDFPAVRSWLERVEALPGFLPFPRSAVGLPS, from the coding sequence ATGAACCCCATCAAGCTGCACCGCCTGGCCCTGTCCGGCCACTGCCACCGCGTCGAACTCCTGCTGTCGCTGCTCGGACTGCCGTACGAAGTGGTGGACGTCGACCTCGCCGCCGGCGAGCACAAGCGCCCGCCCTTCCTGGCGCTCAACGCCTTTGGCCAGGTGCCGGTGATCGAGGACGGCGACGTGGTCGTCGCCGATTCCAACGCCATCCTCGTCTACCTGGAAAGCCGCTACGCGCCGGGCCGCTGGATGCCGCGCGATCCGCTGGCGGCCGCGCAGGTGCAGCGCTGGCTTTCCGTCGCGGCGGGGCCGTTGGCCTTCGGGCCGGCATTGGCACGCGTCATCAAGCTGTTCGGGCGCAGCGACGACCCGGCGCCGGCCGTTGCGCGCGGGCAGCAGCTGCTGGCGGTGATGGAAGGCGAGCTGGCCGCGCGGCCCTGGCTCGCCGGCGACGCGCCCACCCTGGCTGACATCGCCAACTACGCGTACGTGGCACGGGCGCCGGAGGGCGGCGTATCGCTGCAGGACTTCCCCGCGGTGCGGAGCTGGCTCGAGCGCGTGGAAGCGCTGCCCGGCTTCTTGCCCTTCCCGCGCAGCGCGGTCGGATTGCCGTCATGA
- a CDS encoding LysR family transcriptional regulator — translation MDRFKAMQTFVRIADTGSLTAAARELGSSVPAVVRALAAYEAQLGVRLFHRTTRRITLTDEGRQHLERSRHLLTGLEEAEAALRAGAAAPSGHLQITAPVLFGQMYVAPVVTRFAQQHPGLRCTLLLLDRVVNLLEEGQDLGIRIGKLEDSSLVARSIGHIRRVVVGTPAYLRRHGLPRHPRELARHNCIRTVGGARTAWGDFQENGRVFQVAVSGNLEFNHVWPTVQACADGAGLGMFFSYQVEQLVRAKKLRIVLDDFELPPRPISIVYPHARLLPARTRAFIDFAAREIASFSGGQSAP, via the coding sequence ATGGATCGCTTCAAGGCCATGCAGACCTTCGTGCGGATCGCCGACACCGGCAGCCTGACGGCCGCCGCGCGCGAGCTGGGGAGTTCGGTGCCGGCCGTCGTGCGCGCGCTGGCGGCCTACGAGGCGCAACTGGGCGTGCGCCTCTTCCATCGCACCACGCGGCGCATCACCCTGACCGACGAGGGCCGGCAGCACCTGGAGCGCTCGCGCCACCTGCTCACCGGGCTGGAAGAGGCGGAAGCCGCGCTGCGCGCCGGCGCCGCCGCACCCAGCGGCCACCTGCAGATCACCGCGCCCGTGCTGTTCGGGCAGATGTACGTGGCGCCCGTCGTCACGCGCTTCGCGCAGCAGCATCCCGGTTTGCGCTGCACGCTGCTGCTGCTGGACCGGGTGGTGAACCTGCTGGAGGAAGGGCAGGACCTGGGCATCCGCATCGGCAAGCTGGAAGACTCGTCGCTCGTGGCGCGGAGCATCGGCCACATCCGCCGCGTCGTGGTCGGCACGCCGGCCTACCTGCGCCGGCACGGCCTGCCGCGGCATCCACGCGAGCTCGCGCGGCACAATTGCATTCGCACCGTCGGCGGCGCGCGCACGGCCTGGGGCGACTTCCAGGAGAACGGGCGCGTCTTCCAGGTGGCCGTCAGCGGCAACCTCGAGTTCAACCACGTCTGGCCCACCGTGCAGGCCTGCGCGGACGGCGCCGGGCTGGGCATGTTCTTTTCGTACCAGGTGGAGCAGTTGGTGCGGGCGAAGAAGCTGCGCATCGTGCTGGATGACTTCGAACTGCCGCCTCGTCCCATCAGCATCGTCTACCCGCACGCGCGCCTGTTGCCGGCGCGGACGCGGGCCTTCATCGATTTCGCGGCGCGCGAGATCGCCTCGTTTTCCGGGGGACAATCCGCCCCTTGA
- a CDS encoding sulfite exporter TauE/SafE family protein: MSLPIVTSWTFYAASVPAVILLGISKSGFGAGFGSLAVPMMAMAVTVPEAAAILMPILFVMDVMGLAAFRRDFDWKLLRFLIPAGLAGIVIGALSFRMLDERLVSGIVGAFTLVFLAQRLAFPPRPDSPHPPKWLGGILTALSGFTSFVAHAGGPPINAYVMPLRLAPVVFTATMSVFFFVMNLSKWIPYAWLGLLDLRNMATSIALLPFAPIGVVLGIKMARRIDPKLFYRLITIGMLLTGCKLVWDGFIAG, from the coding sequence TTGAGCCTGCCCATCGTCACTTCCTGGACCTTCTACGCGGCTTCGGTCCCCGCGGTCATCCTGCTCGGGATCAGCAAGAGCGGCTTCGGCGCCGGCTTCGGCTCGCTGGCCGTGCCGATGATGGCGATGGCGGTCACTGTGCCCGAAGCCGCCGCGATCCTGATGCCCATCCTGTTCGTGATGGACGTGATGGGGCTGGCGGCCTTCCGGCGCGACTTCGACTGGAAGCTGCTGCGCTTCCTCATCCCCGCGGGGCTGGCCGGCATCGTCATCGGCGCGCTGTCCTTCCGCATGCTCGACGAGCGCCTGGTGTCGGGCATCGTCGGCGCCTTCACGCTGGTCTTCCTCGCGCAGCGCCTCGCCTTTCCGCCGCGGCCGGACAGCCCGCATCCGCCCAAGTGGCTGGGCGGCATCCTCACGGCGCTCTCCGGCTTCACCAGCTTCGTCGCCCATGCGGGCGGCCCGCCGATCAACGCCTACGTGATGCCGTTGCGGCTGGCGCCGGTGGTGTTCACGGCGACGATGTCCGTGTTCTTCTTCGTGATGAACCTGAGCAAGTGGATCCCGTACGCCTGGCTGGGCCTGCTGGACCTGCGCAACATGGCGACCTCCATCGCGCTGCTGCCCTTCGCGCCCATCGGCGTGGTGCTGGGCATCAAGATGGCGCGCCGCATCGACCCGAAGCTGTTCTACCGGCTGATCACGATCGGCATGCTGCTGACCGGGTGCAAGCTGGTGTGGGATGGGTTCATCGCGGGCTAG
- the kefC gene encoding glutathione-regulated potassium-efflux system protein KefC: protein MEHTPAWLTNTLVYLAAAVVAVPLSRAIGLGAILGYLAAGIVIGPWGLGLVSNVEDILHFAEFGVVLMLFLIGLELEPRRLWSLRRPIFGWGSAQVLGCAALLAVVGVLAGAPWRVSLVASLGLALSSTAIALQVMGERNLLPTSSGQSGFSILLFQDVAAIPILALLPLLGVHLADDAQPDSLWLLAGKIVGVIVVIVLGGRLAMRPLFRMIAKSRTPEIFTAAALLLVVAIAALMQLVGLSMALGAFLAGVLLAESEYRRELETDIEPFKGLLLGLFFIAVGMSIDFGVLLQSPGKVALLVLSLLLLKSLVIWTIAKPMGIPLQERPVFTVLLAQGGEFAFVVFQAAVTERVFPAETASLLVGAVAVSMLLSPLLLVAVDRYVLPRLNAASRPVLSELSEQQHAPVIIAGFGRYGQMVGRLLNAQGFGATVLDHDADMIEAARSFGYKVFYGDATRLDMLRTAGAETARVLVVAVDDRDQCLRIVDLVRENFPKLELVVRAIDVTHWNELRDRGVMRVEREVFESSLRSGRTVLELLGMQPYEARRQAQRFRRHNLELFEKMYPFHRDRAKMIAVIKEGRQQLEEQMARERAENEERRKQNEDRRPGWDEPEMDFNERPATEKDGLH from the coding sequence ATGGAACACACGCCTGCGTGGCTGACCAATACGCTGGTCTATCTTGCCGCGGCCGTGGTCGCGGTGCCGCTGTCGCGCGCCATCGGCCTCGGCGCCATCCTCGGCTACCTCGCCGCCGGCATCGTCATCGGCCCCTGGGGCCTGGGCCTGGTGAGCAACGTGGAGGACATCCTGCATTTCGCCGAGTTCGGCGTGGTGCTGATGCTGTTCCTGATCGGCCTGGAGCTGGAGCCGCGCCGGCTCTGGAGCTTGCGCCGGCCCATCTTCGGCTGGGGCAGCGCACAGGTGCTCGGATGCGCAGCTTTGCTTGCTGTCGTCGGCGTGCTGGCCGGTGCGCCCTGGCGCGTCTCGCTGGTGGCGTCGCTGGGGCTCGCGCTGTCGTCCACCGCGATCGCGCTGCAGGTGATGGGCGAGCGCAACCTGCTGCCCACCAGCAGCGGGCAATCGGGCTTCTCCATCCTGCTGTTCCAGGACGTCGCCGCCATTCCCATCCTGGCGCTGCTGCCGCTGCTGGGCGTGCACCTGGCCGACGACGCGCAGCCGGATTCGCTGTGGCTGCTGGCCGGCAAGATCGTCGGCGTCATCGTCGTCATCGTGCTGGGCGGCCGGCTGGCGATGCGGCCGCTGTTCCGCATGATCGCCAAGAGCCGCACGCCGGAGATCTTCACCGCCGCGGCGCTGCTGCTCGTGGTGGCGATCGCCGCGCTGATGCAGCTGGTGGGCCTGTCGATGGCACTGGGCGCCTTCCTGGCCGGCGTGCTACTCGCAGAGAGCGAATACCGGCGCGAGCTGGAAACCGACATCGAGCCCTTCAAGGGCCTGCTGCTGGGCCTGTTCTTCATCGCCGTCGGCATGAGCATCGACTTCGGCGTGCTGCTGCAATCGCCCGGCAAGGTGGCCCTGCTGGTGCTGTCGCTGCTGCTGCTGAAGTCGCTGGTGATCTGGACGATCGCCAAGCCCATGGGCATCCCGCTGCAGGAGCGGCCGGTGTTCACGGTGCTGCTGGCGCAGGGCGGCGAGTTCGCCTTCGTGGTCTTCCAGGCCGCCGTGACCGAGCGCGTGTTTCCAGCGGAGACGGCTTCGCTGCTGGTCGGCGCGGTGGCGGTGTCGATGCTGCTCAGCCCGCTGCTTCTTGTTGCCGTGGACCGCTACGTGCTGCCGCGGCTGAACGCGGCGAGCCGCCCTGTTCTATCGGAGCTGAGCGAGCAGCAGCACGCGCCGGTCATCATCGCGGGCTTCGGCCGCTACGGCCAGATGGTGGGCCGCCTGCTGAACGCGCAGGGCTTCGGCGCCACGGTGCTGGACCACGACGCCGACATGATCGAAGCCGCGCGCTCCTTCGGCTACAAGGTGTTCTATGGCGACGCCACGCGGCTGGACATGCTGCGCACCGCCGGCGCCGAAACGGCGCGCGTGCTGGTGGTGGCGGTGGACGACCGCGACCAGTGCCTGCGCATCGTCGACCTCGTGCGCGAGAACTTCCCCAAGCTCGAACTCGTCGTGCGCGCGATCGACGTCACGCACTGGAACGAACTGCGTGACCGCGGCGTGATGCGCGTGGAGCGCGAAGTGTTCGAGTCCAGCCTGCGCAGCGGCCGCACCGTGCTGGAGCTGCTGGGAATGCAGCCCTACGAAGCGCGCCGCCAGGCCCAGCGCTTCCGGCGCCACAACCTGGAACTGTTCGAGAAGATGTACCCCTTCCACCGTGACCGCGCCAAGATGATCGCCGTCATCAAGGAAGGCCGCCAGCAGCTGGAGGAACAGATGGCACGCGAGCGCGCCGAGAACGAGGAGCGCCGCAAGCAGAACGAGGACCGGCGGCCGGGTTGGGACGAGCCGGAGATGGATTTCAACGAGCGGCCGGCGACGGAGAAGGACGGGCTCCACTGA
- a CDS encoding NAD(P)H-dependent oxidoreductase: MDEFANRPSGPGIHVLAAHPNWRESRVNRVLFQRARAVPGVTVQDLYARYPDFDIDTAAEQAQASNARLLVLLHPIQWYSMPALMKLWLDEVLAYGWAYGPGGTALQGKDIWLVATTGGPESSYHPQGYNRYFFDAFLPPYEQTAALCGMRFLPPLMLHGAHRASPAEVQAHAEVFAQRLASYPDWPEMADLASCPACNVPTTDRPVPHDERLA, from the coding sequence ATGGATGAGTTCGCAAACCGGCCTTCCGGACCAGGCATCCACGTCCTGGCCGCCCACCCCAACTGGCGCGAATCCCGGGTCAACCGGGTGCTGTTCCAGCGGGCCCGGGCCGTGCCCGGCGTGACCGTGCAGGACCTGTACGCCCGCTACCCCGATTTCGACATCGATACCGCCGCCGAACAGGCCCAGGCCAGCAACGCGCGCCTGCTGGTGCTGCTGCACCCGATCCAGTGGTATTCGATGCCCGCCCTCATGAAGCTCTGGCTCGACGAAGTGCTCGCCTACGGCTGGGCCTACGGACCCGGCGGCACCGCCCTGCAGGGCAAGGATATCTGGCTGGTGGCGACCACCGGCGGCCCGGAATCCTCGTACCACCCGCAAGGTTACAACCGCTACTTCTTCGACGCCTTCCTGCCGCCCTACGAGCAGACCGCGGCGCTATGCGGCATGCGCTTCCTGCCGCCCCTGATGCTGCATGGTGCCCACCGCGCGAGCCCGGCGGAAGTGCAGGCGCACGCCGAGGTTTTCGCGCAGCGGCTCGCCAGCTATCCCGACTGGCCCGAGATGGCCGACCTCGCATCCTGCCCCGCCTGCAACGTGCCCACCACCGACCGGCCGGTCCCCCACGACGAAAGGTTGGCCTGA
- a CDS encoding ParA family protein yields MPVVVVANPKGGVGKSTIATNIAGYYASRGHQVMLGDADRQQSSLLWLRLRPPEARPISSWEVHKDKLARPPKGTTHVVLDTAAGLHGRMFQEALKLADKVVVPLSPSIFDIYATRNFVDQLAQHGKASRMQVGIIGTRVDSRTIAAEKLQEFVGGLGLPVLGLLRPTQNYVHLAARGLTLWDLAPGKVERDLEQWEGICHWLDA; encoded by the coding sequence ATGCCGGTCGTCGTCGTTGCGAACCCCAAGGGCGGAGTCGGGAAATCGACCATCGCCACCAATATCGCAGGCTACTACGCCAGCCGTGGCCATCAGGTCATGCTGGGAGATGCCGACAGGCAGCAGTCCTCCCTGCTCTGGCTGCGCCTGCGCCCGCCCGAGGCGCGTCCCATCAGCAGCTGGGAGGTGCACAAGGACAAGCTGGCGCGCCCGCCCAAGGGCACCACGCACGTGGTGCTGGACACGGCCGCGGGGCTGCACGGGCGAATGTTCCAGGAGGCGCTGAAGCTGGCGGACAAGGTCGTGGTTCCCCTGTCGCCCAGCATCTTCGACATCTACGCCACCCGCAACTTCGTCGACCAGCTGGCGCAGCATGGCAAGGCCAGCCGCATGCAGGTGGGCATCATCGGCACGCGCGTGGACAGCCGCACCATCGCGGCGGAGAAACTGCAGGAGTTCGTCGGTGGACTGGGGCTGCCGGTGCTGGGCTTGCTGCGGCCGACGCAGAACTACGTGCACCTGGCGGCCCGCGGCTTGACCTTGTGGGACCTGGCGCCGGGCAAGGTGGAGCGCGACCTCGAGCAGTGGGAAGGGATCTGCCACTGGCTCGACGCGTGA
- a CDS encoding MaoC family dehydratase, with protein sequence MRIFESLAELPSCVGQEVVTSDWLTVTQQQIDLFAQATGDHQWIHVDVERAKAGPFGAPIAHGFLTLSLLPTFFATALEIRNTRMGVNYGLNRVRFTAPVPAGSRLRAAIKLLACEQLADGGTQLTWQVTVQREGSDKPACIAESLSRAYP encoded by the coding sequence ATGCGCATCTTCGAATCCCTTGCCGAGCTGCCGTCCTGCGTGGGCCAGGAGGTCGTGACCAGCGACTGGCTCACCGTCACCCAGCAGCAGATCGACCTCTTCGCCCAGGCCACCGGTGACCACCAGTGGATCCACGTCGACGTAGAGCGGGCCAAGGCGGGCCCCTTCGGCGCGCCCATCGCCCATGGCTTCCTGACGCTGTCGCTGCTGCCGACATTCTTCGCAACGGCGCTGGAAATCCGTAACACACGGATGGGCGTGAACTATGGCTTGAACCGCGTCCGTTTCACCGCTCCCGTGCCGGCTGGCAGCCGCTTGCGCGCCGCGATCAAGCTGCTCGCCTGCGAGCAACTCGCCGACGGCGGCACGCAGTTGACCTGGCAAGTGACGGTGCAGCGTGAAGGAAGCGACAAACCGGCCTGTATCGCCGAGTCCCTGTCCAGGGCGTACCCCTGA
- the trmL gene encoding tRNA (uridine(34)/cytosine(34)/5-carboxymethylaminomethyluridine(34)-2'-O)-methyltransferase TrmL gives MFRIVLVTPEIPPNTGNVIRLAANTGCALHLIEPLGFSMDDKHMRRAGLDYHEYAEVKRHADWDAFLQAESPDARRMFALTTKATRAVHDVAYAAGDWLVFGSETRGLGPEMLERFAPPQRLRLPMRPGQRSLNLSNAVAVTVFEAWRQLGFAGSAG, from the coding sequence ATGTTCCGCATCGTCCTGGTCACCCCCGAGATCCCGCCCAACACCGGCAACGTCATCCGCCTGGCCGCCAACACCGGCTGCGCGCTGCACCTGATCGAGCCGCTGGGCTTCTCCATGGACGACAAGCACATGCGGCGCGCCGGCCTGGACTACCACGAGTACGCCGAGGTGAAGCGGCACGCGGACTGGGACGCCTTCCTGCAGGCTGAATCCCCCGACGCTCGACGCATGTTCGCCCTCACGACCAAGGCGACGCGGGCCGTGCACGACGTGGCTTATGCGGCCGGCGACTGGCTGGTGTTCGGCTCGGAAACGCGCGGCCTGGGCCCGGAGATGCTGGAGCGCTTCGCGCCGCCGCAGCGCCTGCGCCTGCCGATGCGCCCGGGCCAGCGCAGCCTGAACCTGTCGAACGCGGTGGCGGTGACGGTGTTCGAAGCGTGGCGGCAGCTGGGCTTCGCTGGGTCAGCGGGCTGA
- a CDS encoding phosphoribosyltransferase family protein produces the protein MRTAWLQKVAKAAPSRCAVCGAWPAHALCAACLERFARPRLRCRRCALPVPEGIVTCGACLHASPPLDACYAAVSYGYPWSSLVARFKFHGEPGWARSLSGLMRSVPGVAQELDAADLVLPMPLATTRLAERGFNQAVQLAREIASGKTETRLLLRLRDTAAQASLDRSAREGNVKGAFGVDPLRVHELKGKSALLVDDVMTSGASLHAAAVAVRAAGAARVSALVLARTDPP, from the coding sequence ATGCGCACCGCCTGGCTGCAAAAGGTGGCGAAAGCCGCCCCGAGCCGCTGCGCCGTCTGCGGCGCCTGGCCGGCCCATGCCCTGTGCGCCGCCTGCCTGGAGCGCTTCGCCCGCCCGCGGCTGCGCTGCCGGCGCTGCGCCCTGCCGGTCCCGGAAGGCATCGTCACCTGCGGCGCCTGCCTGCACGCCAGCCCGCCCCTGGACGCCTGCTACGCCGCCGTCTCTTACGGCTATCCCTGGTCCAGCCTGGTCGCGCGCTTCAAGTTCCACGGCGAGCCCGGCTGGGCCCGCAGCCTGTCGGGGTTGATGCGTTCCGTGCCCGGCGTGGCCCAGGAGCTGGACGCCGCCGACCTCGTCCTGCCGATGCCGCTGGCCACGACCCGGCTGGCCGAGCGCGGCTTCAACCAGGCCGTGCAGCTGGCCCGGGAGATCGCGTCCGGCAAGACCGAAACCCGCCTGCTGCTGCGCCTGCGTGACACGGCAGCCCAGGCCTCGCTGGACCGGTCGGCGCGCGAAGGCAACGTCAAAGGGGCTTTCGGGGTGGATCCCCTGCGGGTTCACGAGCTGAAGGGGAAGTCGGCGCTGCTGGTCGACGACGTGATGACCAGCGGGGCGTCGCTGCATGCGGCAGCGGTGGCCGTGCGCGCGGCGGGAGCGGCGCGCGTCAGCGCCCTCGTGTTGGCGCGGACCGACCCGCCCTGA
- a CDS encoding biotin synthase, with protein sequence MATERPPTISPAAAARWQHAAPAGSPWLHEEVGRRMEERLEWIKRAPTAWADWEPVRGGLAVHQQIAQRYPQAVVHVVEPEPRREAVAKASLAKPWWRRLGGGGPAIGPVAPGTVQMLWANMLLHMSAEPTELMREWHQALAVDGFLMFSCLGPDTLKELRALYAALVWPAPAHEFTDMHDWGDMLVASGFAEPVMDMERITLSFASPGRLLQELRELGANLHPGRFPALRGRAWKQRLEDALDQHLRGPDGQLALTFEVIYGHALKPLPRAKVSEKSSVSLEDMRAMLQADKRGRE encoded by the coding sequence ATGGCCACAGAACGTCCGCCCACCATCAGCCCCGCCGCCGCCGCGCGCTGGCAGCACGCCGCGCCCGCCGGCAGCCCCTGGCTGCACGAGGAAGTGGGCCGCCGCATGGAGGAGCGCCTGGAGTGGATCAAGCGCGCCCCCACGGCCTGGGCCGACTGGGAGCCGGTGCGCGGCGGCCTGGCCGTCCACCAGCAGATCGCCCAGCGCTATCCCCAGGCCGTGGTGCACGTGGTCGAGCCCGAGCCGCGGCGGGAGGCGGTGGCCAAGGCCAGCCTGGCCAAGCCCTGGTGGCGGCGCCTGGGCGGAGGCGGCCCCGCCATCGGCCCGGTCGCCCCCGGCACGGTGCAGATGCTCTGGGCCAACATGCTGCTGCACATGAGCGCGGAGCCGACGGAGCTGATGCGCGAGTGGCACCAGGCGCTGGCCGTCGACGGCTTCCTGATGTTTTCCTGCCTCGGGCCCGACACGCTGAAGGAGCTGCGCGCGTTGTATGCGGCCCTAGTCTGGCCGGCGCCGGCCCACGAATTCACCGACATGCACGACTGGGGCGACATGCTGGTGGCCAGCGGCTTCGCCGAGCCGGTGATGGACATGGAGCGCATCACGCTGTCCTTTGCCAGCCCCGGGCGGCTGCTGCAGGAGCTGCGCGAGCTGGGCGCCAACCTGCATCCCGGGCGCTTCCCGGCGCTGCGCGGGCGGGCCTGGAAACAGCGCCTCGAGGATGCGCTGGACCAGCACCTGCGCGGCCCGGACGGGCAGCTTGCACTCACCTTCGAGGTCATTTACGGCCACGCGCTGAAGCCCCTGCCGCGCGCGAAGGTCAGCGAAAAGAGCAGCGTCTCGCTGGAAGACATGCGGGCCATGCTGCAGGCTGACAAGCGTGGCCGCGAATAG